The Lacipirellula parvula genome window below encodes:
- a CDS encoding zinc-dependent metalloprotease has protein sequence MRAIGLVERLRRGGLLSLSLLAVAVAGAIAGPSAQAAESAPARPSKFKDFAEVTKDAKKIEGLFDLYQDEEHLYGVIKGGDFNQPFLAPMSIARGAASAGTALNFGEQWVVSFKRVGDRVQLIRKNLRYEAPKGTPLEKAVQQNYTDSVLMALPIVSDNAPGGGVLIDFGDIFLTNFANLPVGGLDRSRSSWHKVKGYPNNVELQVMVTFAGSGMGRSSMAGDSGTIDPRGVTMVLHYSLVKMPDGGYRPRFADQRVGHFLSATKDFGSEDPDTQFVRRINRWRLEKANPEAELSAPKKQIVWWVEDTVPHEYRPFVEEGILEWNKAFEKVGFRNALSVRWQNDRDEFDPEDVNYCTFRWITTPMTFAMSNLRSNPITGEMIDGDVIFDASWIRFWKQNHAYLVGSRGSDGGDDKDDDAIVAVGEIVSPIMAARYGYGLPASQQRMLHAHGPNHSHGGKKSMEVVPESFSSFQAALNEQAAANGGCAACQYSNSMQDQFRMAAIALAGRASNKDGKVPDELIGQVIKSIVMHEVGHSLGLRHNFRASAMLDLDEVHDTAITHEKGLVGSVMDYTPVNIALEGQKQGDYATTTLGPYDYWAIEYAYKQFSGSEKDELKKVAARSPETGLEYATDEDLYMSNDPRVNVYDLGSDTLEYAKQRIQLSNEVLKEMEKNLVKDGDSWARLRPAFLTVLNQYGDAAFLATQYIGGREISRDARGGENAHDPITPVSGKKQRDALKFIAKNILIDEPIPMRPELLRRVTTEHWYHWGADMEMYAGKVGIPYYAQVEAIQNIPLSEMFGSSARLELIESNEAMVDPDQKPLQTAEVFRTFTDAIWSDLKKIEEPEEGEDAVEVKLSKVRRNLQRRHLQYLVDITLGPKGYGGMPLAYAMFMGGGDQFPAESRSLARQHLKEIHRVVGDTLKNDEVKLDELSRAHLEEINDQLQKVLDAKFEAGGV, from the coding sequence ATGAGGGCTATTGGATTGGTCGAGCGACTCCGACGCGGAGGATTGCTGTCTCTCTCCTTACTGGCTGTCGCGGTTGCAGGAGCAATCGCCGGTCCTTCCGCGCAGGCCGCTGAATCTGCGCCGGCTCGTCCATCGAAGTTCAAAGACTTCGCCGAGGTGACGAAGGACGCCAAGAAGATCGAAGGCTTGTTCGATCTCTACCAAGATGAAGAACACCTCTACGGGGTAATCAAGGGGGGCGACTTCAATCAGCCGTTCTTGGCCCCGATGTCGATCGCCCGCGGCGCCGCGTCGGCGGGCACCGCGCTCAACTTCGGCGAGCAGTGGGTCGTCTCATTCAAGCGCGTCGGCGATCGCGTTCAGCTGATTCGCAAGAACCTGCGCTACGAAGCTCCCAAGGGAACGCCGCTCGAAAAGGCCGTCCAGCAGAACTACACCGACTCGGTGTTGATGGCTCTGCCGATCGTCAGCGACAACGCCCCCGGCGGCGGCGTGCTGATCGACTTCGGCGACATCTTCCTCACCAACTTCGCCAACCTGCCGGTCGGCGGGCTCGATCGGAGCCGTTCGAGCTGGCACAAGGTGAAGGGTTACCCGAACAACGTTGAATTGCAGGTAATGGTGACCTTCGCCGGCAGCGGCATGGGCCGCTCGTCGATGGCCGGCGATTCGGGAACGATCGATCCGCGCGGCGTGACGATGGTGCTGCACTACAGCCTCGTGAAGATGCCCGACGGCGGGTACCGCCCGCGCTTCGCCGACCAACGCGTCGGCCACTTCCTGAGCGCGACCAAGGACTTTGGTTCGGAAGATCCTGACACGCAGTTCGTGCGGCGGATTAACCGTTGGCGCCTGGAGAAGGCGAACCCCGAGGCCGAGCTCTCGGCCCCGAAGAAGCAAATCGTCTGGTGGGTTGAAGACACCGTTCCGCACGAGTATCGGCCCTTCGTCGAAGAGGGCATCCTGGAGTGGAACAAGGCATTCGAGAAGGTTGGCTTCCGCAACGCCCTGAGCGTCCGCTGGCAAAACGACCGCGACGAGTTTGATCCGGAAGACGTGAACTACTGCACGTTCCGCTGGATCACGACGCCGATGACGTTTGCAATGTCGAACCTCCGCTCGAATCCAATCACTGGCGAAATGATCGACGGCGACGTCATCTTCGACGCCAGCTGGATTCGGTTCTGGAAGCAAAATCACGCTTACCTGGTCGGGAGCCGCGGTTCGGATGGCGGCGACGACAAGGACGACGACGCGATTGTCGCGGTTGGCGAAATCGTGAGCCCGATCATGGCGGCTCGCTACGGCTACGGCCTGCCGGCTTCGCAACAGCGGATGTTGCATGCCCATGGCCCGAACCACAGCCACGGCGGTAAGAAGTCGATGGAAGTGGTGCCGGAATCGTTCAGCTCGTTCCAAGCCGCGCTCAACGAGCAAGCAGCGGCGAATGGCGGCTGTGCGGCGTGCCAGTACTCGAACTCGATGCAGGATCAGTTCCGCATGGCGGCGATCGCCCTTGCCGGACGCGCCAGCAACAAAGACGGCAAGGTGCCGGATGAGCTGATTGGCCAAGTGATCAAGTCGATTGTCATGCACGAAGTCGGCCACTCGCTCGGCCTGCGGCACAACTTCCGCGCTAGTGCGATGCTCGACCTTGACGAAGTTCACGACACGGCGATCACCCACGAGAAGGGTCTCGTCGGCAGCGTGATGGATTACACGCCAGTGAACATCGCCCTCGAAGGGCAGAAGCAAGGCGATTACGCGACGACGACGCTCGGCCCATACGATTACTGGGCCATCGAGTACGCCTACAAGCAATTCTCGGGAAGTGAGAAGGACGAGTTGAAGAAGGTCGCAGCGCGGTCGCCGGAAACGGGACTCGAGTATGCAACCGACGAAGACCTCTACATGTCGAACGATCCGCGGGTCAATGTTTATGACCTCGGTTCCGACACGTTGGAATACGCCAAGCAGCGGATTCAGCTTTCGAACGAAGTCCTCAAGGAGATGGAAAAGAATCTCGTGAAGGACGGCGATTCGTGGGCGCGGCTGCGGCCGGCGTTCCTCACGGTGCTCAATCAGTACGGCGACGCCGCGTTCCTGGCGACGCAGTACATCGGCGGTCGCGAGATTTCGCGCGACGCCCGCGGCGGCGAGAATGCCCACGACCCGATCACTCCGGTGAGCGGCAAGAAGCAACGCGACGCCCTGAAGTTCATCGCGAAGAACATTCTGATCGATGAGCCGATCCCGATGCGGCCCGAGCTGCTCCGTCGCGTGACGACCGAGCATTGGTATCACTGGGGCGCCGACATGGAAATGTACGCCGGCAAGGTTGGCATCCCGTACTACGCTCAGGTCGAAGCGATCCAAAACATTCCGCTGTCGGAAATGTTCGGCTCGTCGGCTCGGCTCGAACTGATCGAAAGCAACGAAGCGATGGTCGACCCCGACCAGAAGCCGTTGCAAACGGCCGAGGTCTTCCGGACCTTCACCGATGCGATCTGGTCGGATCTGAAGAAGATCGAAGAGCCTGAAGAGGGCGAAGACGCGGTCGAGGTGAAGCTGTCGAAGGTTCGCCGCAACTTGCAACGTCGCCACCTGCAGTACCTGGTCGACATCACGCTCGGCCCGAAGGGGTACGGCGGGATGCCGCTCGCGTACGCGATGTTCATGGGCGGCGGCGACCAGTTCCCGGCCGAGTCCCGCAGTCTGGCCCGGCAGCACCTGAAAGAGATTCACCGCGTCGTGGGCGACACGCTCAAGAACGACGAAGTGAAGCTCGATGAACTCTCGCGGGCCCATCTAGAGGAGATCAACGATCAACTGCAGAAGGTGCTCGACGCGAAGTTCGAAGCGGGCGGCGTGTAA
- the rfbB gene encoding dTDP-glucose 4,6-dehydratase, with protein MTRTYLITGGAGFIGSCLVRQIIAEEPATRVVTLDKLTYAGNLDSLQPVIDEPRHRFVQGDIADEALVAELLKTEQPTAVIHLAAESHVDRSIDGPAAFVQTNVVGTFTLLHAARDYWRAIPSERQQAFRFLHVSTDEVFGSLGDDGAFVETTPYSPRSPYSASKAASDHLARAYHHTYGLPTLVTNCSNNYGPYQFPEKLIPLMILNALEGKPLPVYGDGLNVRDWLYVDDHCRALRAAAERGVPGETYNIGGNSERANLDVVRLICRLIDHLRPDLPHFPCDSLVNFVKDRPGHDRRYAIDATKIRRELGWEPQRTFEEGLATTVAWYLENGEWVGRISSGDYQRERLGLAGESR; from the coding sequence ATGACTCGAACCTACCTCATCACCGGCGGCGCCGGCTTCATCGGCAGTTGCCTGGTTCGACAGATCATCGCCGAGGAACCGGCGACGCGCGTTGTCACGCTCGACAAGTTGACGTATGCGGGGAATCTCGATTCGCTGCAGCCGGTCATCGACGAGCCGCGGCATCGCTTCGTACAGGGCGATATCGCCGACGAAGCGCTCGTCGCCGAGTTGCTGAAGACCGAGCAGCCGACCGCGGTGATTCACCTCGCGGCTGAGTCGCACGTCGACCGCTCAATCGACGGCCCGGCGGCCTTCGTGCAGACGAACGTCGTGGGGACGTTTACGCTGCTGCACGCGGCGCGCGACTACTGGCGAGCGATCCCCAGCGAACGGCAACAAGCGTTTCGCTTTCTGCATGTGTCGACGGACGAAGTCTTCGGCTCGCTCGGCGACGACGGGGCCTTCGTCGAGACGACCCCCTACTCGCCGCGGTCGCCTTACTCGGCGTCCAAGGCGGCGTCCGATCATCTCGCGCGGGCCTATCACCACACCTACGGCCTGCCGACGCTGGTGACGAACTGCTCGAACAACTACGGGCCCTACCAGTTTCCCGAGAAGCTGATCCCGCTGATGATCCTCAACGCGCTCGAGGGGAAGCCGCTGCCGGTGTACGGCGACGGGCTGAACGTGCGTGACTGGCTGTATGTGGACGACCACTGCCGGGCGTTGCGAGCCGCGGCAGAGCGCGGCGTGCCGGGCGAGACCTACAACATCGGCGGCAACAGCGAACGGGCCAACCTCGACGTCGTGCGTCTAATCTGCCGGCTGATCGATCACTTGCGGCCCGATTTGCCCCATTTTCCATGCGACTCCTTGGTCAATTTCGTCAAGGACCGCCCGGGCCACGATCGCCGCTACGCGATCGACGCCACGAAGATTCGTCGGGAGTTGGGCTGGGAACCGCAGCGGACGTTTGAGGAAGGCCTCGCAACGACGGTCGCTTGGTACCTTGAAAACGGCGAGTGGGTCGGCCGAATCTCGAGCGGAGACTATCAGCGCGAGCGGCTGGGGCTGGCGGGCGAATCGCGGTAG
- a CDS encoding PEP-CTERM sorting domain-containing protein has product MVKTRHFSRWSALALILAICSTASLQAASVNYGNFGPVAPGITFLNVVESSGTDGVPLYNSPSPFATGLNFTPTVFKSTSTGGAADITDGQLNFTIHGQDGNGNNVAISSINLSENGAYTLSGVGTAATQISVGAIMNVKITEIDGVAVAPITVIGNASLAKNLVANAGVASPWALNVFIDVQNQLTTLGVPFVTGATRADVVLNNTLVSISQAGSAASVSKDNFQISIVPQVDVLPEPSTLAMAGLALCGAGLAGRRKRS; this is encoded by the coding sequence ATGGTCAAGACGAGACACTTCTCTCGGTGGAGCGCGCTCGCGCTGATTCTGGCGATCTGCTCGACGGCGTCTCTGCAAGCCGCCTCGGTCAACTACGGTAACTTCGGTCCGGTCGCTCCGGGCATCACTTTTCTGAACGTCGTCGAATCCTCGGGCACCGACGGGGTTCCGCTCTATAACTCGCCCTCGCCGTTCGCAACGGGCCTCAACTTCACGCCGACGGTGTTCAAGTCGACCTCGACTGGCGGCGCTGCGGACATCACCGACGGCCAGTTGAACTTCACGATTCACGGCCAAGACGGCAACGGCAACAACGTCGCCATCAGCTCGATCAACCTCTCGGAAAACGGCGCCTACACCTTGTCTGGCGTCGGCACGGCGGCCACCCAAATTTCGGTCGGCGCGATCATGAACGTCAAGATCACCGAGATCGACGGCGTCGCCGTGGCGCCGATCACCGTGATTGGCAACGCCTCGCTGGCGAAGAACTTGGTGGCCAATGCGGGCGTGGCCTCGCCCTGGGCGCTGAACGTGTTCATCGACGTGCAAAACCAGCTGACGACGCTCGGCGTGCCGTTCGTCACGGGCGCCACGCGGGCCGACGTCGTGCTGAACAACACGCTGGTCAGCATCAGCCAGGCGGGAAGCGCCGCCTCGGTGTCTAAGGACAATTTCCAGATTTCGATCGTCCCGCAAGTGGACGTTCTGCCGGAACCGAGCACCCTGGCGATGGCTGGTTTGGCGCTGTGCGGCGCTGGCTTGGCCGGCCGCCGGAAGCGGTCGTAA
- a CDS encoding class I SAM-dependent methyltransferase, with product MAGAHSPSWFETRRQHLDPVGLPRDLLHNAAQVNAVEKHFSPLLKNPAVRDAMMRDEVPIPATDDREGYFDDRHLSYWLSGYEDMQVIRQMIPDSALSRVLDFGGASGRFARHVILADRAASVTIAELNVNHVAWVDQHFGPSVRAVKVSPYPYCPVADNSMTLCVGMSVFTHIDSYETGWLAEIHRVLDEGGYAFLTIHSEHTWGVLDEHTGVRRTLANCPSFASAWERGKPMPAERMVFTYNEDSIEHNCNVFAHTDYIRRCWGKWFDIVEIAPGAHHGFQTVVVLRKRTKMRLAAAG from the coding sequence ATGGCAGGCGCCCACTCGCCCAGCTGGTTCGAAACTCGCCGACAACATCTCGACCCGGTCGGCCTCCCGCGCGACCTGCTCCACAACGCTGCGCAAGTCAACGCCGTGGAGAAGCACTTCTCGCCGCTGCTGAAGAACCCTGCCGTGCGCGACGCGATGATGCGCGACGAGGTGCCGATTCCCGCAACCGACGATCGCGAAGGCTACTTCGACGATCGCCACCTCTCGTACTGGCTCTCGGGCTACGAGGACATGCAGGTCATCCGCCAAATGATCCCGGACAGCGCGCTGAGCCGCGTCCTGGATTTCGGCGGCGCCAGCGGTCGCTTTGCGCGTCACGTCATCTTGGCCGATCGCGCTGCTAGCGTCACGATCGCCGAACTGAACGTCAATCACGTCGCTTGGGTCGACCAGCACTTCGGGCCGTCGGTGCGGGCGGTGAAGGTTAGCCCCTACCCATATTGCCCAGTCGCCGACAACAGCATGACGCTGTGCGTCGGCATGTCGGTGTTCACCCACATCGACAGCTACGAAACGGGCTGGCTCGCGGAAATCCACCGCGTCCTCGATGAAGGCGGCTACGCCTTCCTGACGATTCATTCCGAACACACCTGGGGCGTCCTCGACGAGCACACCGGCGTCCGCCGCACGCTTGCCAACTGCCCCAGCTTCGCCTCGGCTTGGGAACGCGGCAAGCCGATGCCCGCCGAGCGGATGGTGTTTACCTACAACGAAGACTCGATCGAACACAACTGCAACGTGTTCGCTCACACCGACTACATTCGCCGCTGCTGGGGCAAATGGTTCGACATCGTCGAAATCGCGCCCGGCGCCCACCATGGTTTCCAAACGGTCGTCGTGCTTCGCAAGCGGACGAAAATGCGTTTGGCGGCTGCGGGGTGA
- a CDS encoding CPXCG motif-containing cysteine-rich protein: MHDEATYICDNCGEEIVIPVDVAAGHSQSYVEDCPVCCHPQVIHIELDDDGDANAWGEAE, translated from the coding sequence ATGCACGACGAAGCCACCTATATCTGCGACAACTGCGGCGAAGAAATCGTCATCCCGGTCGACGTCGCCGCCGGACACTCGCAGTCGTACGTCGAGGATTGCCCCGTCTGCTGCCATCCGCAGGTGATTCACATCGAACTCGATGACGACGGCGACGCGAACGCTTGGGGCGAGGCGGAGTGA
- a CDS encoding glycosyltransferase family 4 protein yields the protein MRIAFYSTLQGMSWGGSEELWSAAAEALLRDGHQACLQFRQRRYVPQQLRPLLDMGAEVTPRRGPFFGGRIRKLLRKMRSPNYNLLKWFRAAQPDFVLISVSYHMDDLQVAHACKEAGIPYGILVQAASPYQWTDPWNAESQRTAYANATRCYFVSAQNRDILEANLGVDLSDAEIVDNPFNVCVDAAPAWPVATNPWKLACVARVHFQSKAQDVLLQVMRQSKWRQRPLELTLHGSDGGSLKQFKSLVKLYDLQKTVKLGGFVDNIETVWARNHGLILPSRYEGNPLAMIEAMMCGRMPIVTNVGRAAELIDDNHSGFIAAAATVELVDDALERAWQRRHEWQEIGANAAKAVRKRHSLSPAQDFANAIVAATQPRRREAVSPVRIAGAINAA from the coding sequence ATGCGTATCGCTTTCTATTCCACCCTACAAGGTATGTCGTGGGGCGGCAGCGAAGAACTTTGGAGCGCCGCCGCCGAGGCGCTGCTGCGCGATGGACACCAGGCCTGTCTCCAGTTCCGGCAGCGTCGCTACGTGCCGCAGCAACTGCGGCCGCTGCTCGATATGGGCGCTGAAGTCACTCCCCGTCGCGGTCCGTTTTTTGGCGGGCGGATTCGGAAGCTGCTCCGGAAGATGCGGTCGCCGAATTACAACTTGCTGAAGTGGTTCCGCGCGGCTCAGCCCGACTTCGTGCTGATCTCCGTCTCGTACCACATGGACGATCTGCAAGTCGCCCACGCCTGTAAAGAAGCGGGCATTCCCTACGGTATCCTGGTCCAAGCGGCGAGCCCCTACCAGTGGACCGATCCGTGGAACGCCGAATCGCAACGGACTGCTTACGCCAACGCGACCCGCTGCTATTTCGTCTCCGCGCAAAACCGCGACATTCTCGAAGCGAACCTGGGCGTTGATCTTTCCGACGCCGAGATCGTCGATAACCCATTCAACGTGTGCGTCGACGCCGCGCCCGCCTGGCCCGTGGCGACGAACCCCTGGAAGCTGGCGTGCGTCGCCCGCGTCCACTTCCAATCGAAGGCGCAAGACGTCCTGCTGCAGGTGATGCGGCAATCGAAGTGGCGTCAACGTCCGCTGGAACTGACGCTCCACGGCAGCGACGGCGGCAGCCTGAAGCAATTCAAGTCGCTCGTGAAGCTCTACGATCTGCAGAAGACCGTGAAGCTCGGCGGCTTCGTCGATAACATCGAAACCGTTTGGGCCCGCAACCACGGCCTCATTCTTCCATCACGCTACGAGGGCAACCCGCTCGCGATGATCGAAGCGATGATGTGCGGCCGAATGCCAATCGTTACCAACGTCGGTCGTGCGGCCGAACTGATCGACGACAACCATAGCGGCTTCATCGCCGCCGCAGCGACCGTCGAACTCGTCGACGATGCCCTGGAACGTGCGTGGCAACGTCGCCACGAATGGCAAGAAATCGGCGCGAACGCCGCGAAGGCGGTGCGGAAGCGCCACAGCCTAAGTCCGGCGCAAGACTTTGCCAATGCGATCGTCGCCGCCACGCAGCCGCGACGCCGGGAGGCAGTCAGCCCGGTTCGCATTGCGGGCGCGATCAACGCTGCCTGA
- a CDS encoding glycosyltransferase, whose amino-acid sequence MSEQAGGEIKVSVCMVTYNHERYIAQAIESALAQRVDFPLEIVIGEDCSTDRTREIVRDFARRYPETIRPRLPSKNQGGSPNFVNTFAECRGKYVVILEGDDYFLNPNKLQIQADKLDERPDWAIHFHPVKCIYSDGITGADVWPDNFDREEATIHDLLEDNFIPTSGCMFRNRLFDRLPDWFTQTNLGDWPLNILNAAHGNIGFTKEPMSAYRKHAGGLWTGMDRGRQLMLTFRMFSMIDHHFGGKYRDEIYKHRYNTLHWLMHEVDQARVVNQYVEGLESENRQLTELNERYEAMVDMTSYRVVREIMRPWKQFRSRLDKFLGREVPEEAPQDLATRLKRAA is encoded by the coding sequence GTGAGCGAGCAAGCAGGCGGAGAAATCAAAGTCAGCGTGTGCATGGTGACGTACAACCATGAACGCTACATCGCGCAAGCGATCGAGAGCGCGCTGGCTCAGCGGGTCGACTTTCCGCTGGAGATCGTCATTGGCGAAGATTGCTCGACCGACCGCACCCGCGAGATCGTCCGCGATTTCGCCCGCCGTTATCCGGAGACCATCCGCCCGCGGTTGCCATCCAAGAACCAAGGGGGCTCGCCGAATTTCGTCAACACGTTCGCTGAATGCCGCGGTAAGTACGTCGTGATCCTGGAGGGTGACGATTACTTTCTCAACCCGAACAAGTTGCAGATTCAGGCCGATAAGCTCGACGAGCGGCCCGACTGGGCGATCCACTTCCATCCCGTGAAGTGCATCTATTCGGACGGAATCACCGGCGCCGACGTGTGGCCCGACAACTTCGATCGCGAAGAAGCAACGATCCACGATCTGCTGGAGGATAACTTTATCCCGACCAGCGGCTGCATGTTCCGGAACCGCCTGTTCGATCGGCTGCCGGACTGGTTCACGCAGACCAATCTCGGCGACTGGCCGCTGAACATCCTAAACGCCGCCCACGGCAACATCGGGTTCACGAAGGAGCCGATGTCGGCCTACCGCAAGCATGCCGGCGGACTGTGGACCGGGATGGACCGAGGGCGGCAGCTGATGCTGACGTTCCGGATGTTCTCGATGATCGACCACCACTTCGGCGGCAAGTACCGCGATGAAATCTACAAACATCGCTATAATACGCTCCACTGGCTGATGCACGAGGTCGACCAGGCGCGCGTCGTTAATCAGTACGTCGAGGGCCTGGAGAGTGAAAACCGTCAGCTGACCGAGCTGAATGAACGCTACGAAGCGATGGTCGACATGACCTCGTATCGCGTCGTGCGGGAGATCATGCGGCCCTGGAAGCAGTTCCGCAGCCGGCTCGACAAGTTCCTGGGCCGCGAAGTTCCGGAAGAAGCGCCCCAGGATTTAGCGACGCGGCTGAAGCGGGCCGCCTAA
- the rfbA gene encoding glucose-1-phosphate thymidylyltransferase RfbA, with protein MSHATYFKKGIILAGGAGTRLYPLTRAASKQLLPVYDKPMVYYPLSVLMLAGIREVLLISTPEDIGGFQRLLGDGREIGLSIQYAVQPRPEGLAQAFIIGREFVGNDHCALVLGDNLFYGQSFHAMLMDAAGRKEGATIFGYPVKDPQRYGVVEFDGDGRVLSLEEKPTAPKSNYAVPGLYFYDNTVVDIAANLKPSPRGELEITDVNRVYLERGALRVERFSRGFAWLDTGSHETLLQAAQYVQTIEARQGLKIACIEEIAFRKGFIDAQQLERLGSAINNDYGRYLLDVLKEPLNPDHIVGGSA; from the coding sequence ATGTCGCACGCCACGTATTTCAAGAAGGGAATCATCCTCGCCGGCGGGGCGGGGACGCGGCTCTATCCGCTCACGCGGGCGGCGAGCAAGCAGTTGCTGCCGGTTTACGACAAGCCGATGGTTTACTACCCGCTGTCGGTACTGATGCTCGCGGGCATCCGCGAGGTGCTGCTCATCTCGACGCCCGAGGACATCGGCGGCTTCCAACGGTTGCTCGGCGACGGCCGCGAGATCGGCCTCTCGATTCAATACGCCGTCCAGCCGCGCCCTGAAGGTTTGGCTCAGGCGTTCATCATCGGCCGCGAGTTCGTCGGCAACGACCACTGCGCGCTCGTGCTGGGCGACAACCTCTTCTACGGTCAAAGCTTCCACGCGATGCTGATGGACGCCGCGGGGCGCAAGGAGGGAGCGACGATCTTCGGCTACCCGGTGAAAGATCCGCAGCGCTACGGCGTCGTGGAGTTCGACGGCGACGGCCGGGTTTTGTCGCTCGAAGAAAAGCCAACGGCGCCAAAGTCGAACTACGCCGTCCCGGGGCTCTACTTTTACGACAACACGGTCGTCGACATTGCGGCGAACCTCAAACCCTCGCCGCGCGGCGAACTCGAAATCACCGACGTGAACCGCGTCTATCTGGAGCGCGGGGCCCTGCGGGTCGAACGGTTCAGCCGCGGCTTCGCGTGGCTCGACACTGGTTCGCACGAGACGCTGCTGCAAGCGGCCCAGTATGTGCAAACAATCGAAGCCCGCCAGGGCCTGAAGATCGCGTGCATCGAAGAGATCGCGTTCCGCAAAGGGTTCATCGACGCGCAGCAGCTTGAACGGCTCGGCAGCGCGATCAACAACGACTACGGCCGCTACTTGCTCGATGTGCTCAAGGAGCCGCTGAACCCGGATCACATCGTCGGCGGTTCGGCATGA
- a CDS encoding DegT/DnrJ/EryC1/StrS family aminotransferase has translation MSRRTPHFAEPLHVGRPNIGDRERLLERFIDLLDRRWLTNDGPYLQEFEQRLAEYLGVRHCVAVCNATIGLELAIRALDMTGEVIVPSFTFPATAHALAWLGVTPVFADVDPTTHTLDPAAVERLVTPRTTGILGVHVWGRSCDIAGLDDVAERHGLKVLYDAAHALGCTQRGQMLGNFGDAEVFSFHATKFVNAAEGGAITTNDDELAARLRRMRAFGLERGEVCDVGTNAKMNELSAAMGLTSLESVNDFIARNRTNLAAYERALAGIPGVKLLSPPPFEQSNCQYVVVEVEARDAGQTRDQLVAKLHEENVLAKKYFSPGCHRMEPYRAAHEATGRRLPHTDRLCDRLLQLPTGTAVDESMIASIGTILGNLAIGRRRAA, from the coding sequence ATGTCGCGCCGCACGCCGCACTTCGCCGAGCCGCTTCACGTCGGGCGCCCGAACATCGGCGACCGCGAGCGACTACTAGAGCGATTTATCGACTTATTGGACCGTCGTTGGCTGACCAACGACGGACCCTATTTGCAAGAGTTCGAACAGCGGCTTGCCGAGTATCTAGGAGTGCGTCATTGCGTCGCCGTGTGCAATGCAACGATCGGCCTGGAACTGGCGATCCGGGCGCTCGATATGACGGGCGAAGTGATCGTCCCCTCATTCACCTTTCCGGCGACGGCCCATGCGCTGGCTTGGCTCGGAGTGACGCCGGTGTTCGCCGACGTCGATCCGACGACCCACACGCTCGATCCGGCCGCAGTGGAACGGCTGGTGACGCCGCGGACGACCGGTATCCTCGGAGTTCATGTTTGGGGTCGGTCTTGCGACATCGCGGGACTCGACGACGTCGCCGAGCGGCACGGATTGAAGGTGCTGTACGACGCGGCTCACGCCCTCGGCTGCACGCAGCGTGGGCAGATGCTGGGCAACTTCGGCGACGCCGAGGTGTTCAGCTTCCATGCAACGAAGTTCGTCAACGCCGCCGAAGGGGGCGCCATCACGACCAACGACGATGAGCTAGCCGCACGGTTGCGGCGGATGCGGGCGTTCGGCCTCGAACGGGGCGAAGTATGCGACGTCGGCACCAACGCGAAGATGAACGAACTCTCGGCGGCGATGGGGCTGACCTCGCTGGAGAGCGTCAACGACTTCATCGCCCGCAATCGGACCAATCTCGCCGCCTACGAGCGGGCGCTGGCGGGCATCCCGGGCGTCAAACTGCTGTCGCCGCCGCCGTTTGAACAGAGCAACTGTCAGTACGTCGTCGTCGAGGTCGAAGCCCGCGACGCCGGGCAGACCCGCGATCAGTTGGTCGCGAAGCTGCACGAAGAGAACGTGCTCGCCAAGAAGTACTTTTCACCGGGCTGCCATCGGATGGAACCATACCGCGCGGCGCACGAAGCAACGGGGAGGCGCCTCCCGCATACTGATCGGCTGTGCGATCGCTTGCTTCAACTGCCGACTGGCACGGCGGTGGACGAGTCAATGATCGCGAGCATCGGCACGATACTCGGCAACCTGGCGATTGGACGGCGGAGGGCGGCGTGA